Genomic window (Bifidobacteriaceae bacterium):
ATGGCTCACCTGCAATATTCCTTTTTTCCCCGGCAGGAGGATGGTCCCCGTTTGGTGGAGACCCGCAATAGATGCTCTCACTGTAAGCGCAAGTTGTCCTAAAACCAAAACTGGCGGAGGAGAACTGCGTCTGTGTGGCACAAATCACATATTGCGGTTTTCTCGCCGGGGTTGTTTGTTTGGCGATTGATTTGAGGGGTTGGGCTGCCGGTTCGCGGCGTGCCGTAACCAGATGTGGGCCGCGCCCGTCTGCGCCGGCCGCACCGGTGACCTGGCAGCCGCCCGCGAGCACCTCCTCGGCGCCCTGTACCCCCGGGCTCGCGCCGTGGCCGAACCAGGTCGAGGTGCTCTTCTCGGTCCTCTCCCGCAAGGCGTTCCCTCAAGCCGGCGGGCGAGGGAGCTAGACTGGTCGCGGCCAAGAACACCTTTAAACCCCGTCCTGTGAGGCGGGAAAGGAGAAAGAGGCATGGCAGCCACCGAGGTCCTGGACGGACCGGACATCTCACGCGCGCTTCAGCGCATAGCCCACGAGGTTTTGGAAAAGAACCACGGGCCGGACGGCCTGGTCGTGTTGGGCATCCCCACCCGGGGCGTGCCGTTGGCGGCCCGGCTGGCGGAAGCGATCGGGCAAATTGAGCCCGAACGGCCGCCCGCGCTGGGCCAACTGGACGTGACCCTGCACCGCGACGACCTTTCGCGGGTCCCCACCCGGGCGGTCAGGCTGACCAGGCTGCCCCAATGCGGGATCGACGCCGCGACCGTCGTCCTGGTCGACGACGTGCTCTACTCCGGCCGCACCATCCGCGCGGCTCTCGACGCGCTCGCGGGTTTGGGCCGGCCCA
Coding sequences:
- the pyrR gene encoding bifunctional pyr operon transcriptional regulator/uracil phosphoribosyltransferase PyrR, which produces MAATEVLDGPDISRALQRIAHEVLEKNHGPDGLVVLGIPTRGVPLAARLAEAIGQIEPERPPALGQLDVTLHRDDLSRVPTRAVRLTRLPQCGIDAATVVLVDDVLYSGRTIRAALDALAGLGRPKAVRLAVLVDRGHRELPIRADYVGKNLPTALAERVSVLLEETDGRDAVLIEGVAA